The DNA segment tctccggggatccgtgacaaTGACGCACTTCAAGCTTTTCAACAATGCGTAATATATTTCATTTTTGCTTTGGTTTGTTCATTTACACACCCGTGTACGCTTACCAGAATTATGTACCAGGCACTGCTTTCCACACGAGAAACATTTCCCATCTCAATTCGGCTACCAGTCGAGTCCGAGCTGTCATTTTCCAGCGTTTGTCGCTTCTGCGGGGAAGCTGGGGGCTCGAACGTATACGGAGAAGCGCAAAGATGTCTCCGAGAGCACAGAGATTCCATAGCCACGAATGTCTGTCGATAATTAAACTGTACAGCTGCGAAAAGCAGCCGCTTCTCCCAGCACATGAAACGACAACAGCCGAGATGGCAACGATGACGTCAAAAGCTTTCGATCAATCACGAGCGGAGACTGCCCATTTGAAATAGCCTGCGGCGATTGCTGCTTATTTCTTGAATATAACTGTCCATGTCATTGTTTTAGAACGATTTAAATACCATATTCGAATTCACAGGGCACAAATCTATAGAATACCGCTCGTAAATCATTTTTTAAACCACTTAACCTTCccttcaaggaaaggaaatgacgcctgcatcacatatatcggtggacacccgtaccaggtcgtgagaaaagaaaaatgaaatgaaatatggttttaaggaaaggacgcctaaaataaaggaaatggcgcacctCTGAGACCGGCGTCATTTCCATTTTTTAAAACCATGtttatttttccttcccttatgacACAATTTAGTAGCCCGCCGCGATAggcataatttcctttccttaaaagcaattttcatttcattttctgattcttcggcgggcgctcgaagcgagcggacgtgttttttcttgctctccgctccttcggacgctgggcctaaggcttcgctgCGCTGCGGCGTCTCCCCAtagaggccacagacaccgtgaacgagcgacggCTTGCGTTCGGCTGTGACGATGAGCAacggcaggccgctcacgctcacgatcaagGAGACGAGcgccatccagagcaaggtcgtcctGCACCATTCTTcggatgcaggccgagatcgctgatctgcgggacgcggtgaggtgcctgacggcggcgctcatcaccaacTCGGAGAACCGAGTcatcatcgggaccttggacgtgtcgccggcgtaCCCACGCGTTCTTGCTTTgggggacgccatggcgcttgctcaccagacgcaggactccatggcggctccctccccgccatttctggccacccctgcgcctcCCGCCGCCATTGCTACttctggggaaccggctgtgataccctctatccctgatgatgctgctgctgcgggctcgcCGCAGAAgcctgcagccgaggagaacatgtgcaccccgaaggacgagtctgttctccggaaacggcgacgctcaacggggtccgagcaGGACAAGTACGCGGAAACcaacagggacatcgcggtggccaagagGGAAGCtcgaagcacccccccccccctcccaccgtCACTGTGCGGACGAGATGGTCACATGCGGACAAGACGGTTCCGAGAAATCCACCTTGGCTGTCGGGTTCCGATGCTTCAACGACGTCAACCCGgcgtgacatgcagacagacgcgtagtgGCCCTTTTTGTGGCAGCCGCTGCATACCTGCGTCCGCGCTGGACAGAGTGAACGCGGGTTCCGCTGCCGCCAACAGCGGACGACCCATACCGGGCAGCCAGAAGACGGCTGTGTGGAACCAGTGAACGCGGGTGTGGTTCTTTCCTACACCAAAGACACAATGacgaacgctgtcagctggacgcggatgtggccttgattTAAAGTGCTCTCGAACATCGCTGACGTGAGTAGCGTTCGTAAGGTGCCTGACTGGCTGtttgcctgatgcaactttgttcACGGTCAGCGTTTCGGGGTGAAGACCTGCAtgctgctgacgaacgctttcgacctgccGGATTTTCTCTAGCGCCGTCTGAAGAGCAAGTTCAGCGTCTAGTTGCAGTCTCGCTGAGAATGtctggtcttgaatgccgacTACCAGTACGTCTTGAACCAGTTCCTTtcggagggtgccgtactcacaatggttggaaagcgTGCGAAGCGCAGTTACGAATTCTTCCATTGATTCGCCGCCGTTTTGGACCCTCGCGTTGAAGCGTGCCCGTTTaaaaatgacgttgcgccgcGGTATGATGTAGCTGTCGAACTGATTTAGGACGACTTCCAAGTTCTCAGCCTTCTCACCGGATTGTTTGAAGGTTCCGAAGACGTCCTCGGCTGGGAGCGTGTCGCCCGGTGTGTccctgatttgtcgcagagaccagaagccgtgtagaaacgctcgaaccgcttcctccatttcggaCAGTTTGTAGGAGACGTGAAGCAGAAGTcctcgggcggttgaatgacAAAGCACGCCATGTACTCGCCGCAtagtccaggccgtagacgctgcGGTGACGTGTGCCGCTGTCGATGAATATCCGAGTGAGAGGACGCAGCCCTGGctgggcttactgtgggaattccgttacttctgacaccatgttgggttgaggaaaacgagagcgttgagacgccaatcggacagctttattccagccctGCGAATGCCGGCACGAGTACGAGAagcgccagccgccgcgagcctcacaCGGTCGCGCCGACGagtagccaagctaagccactcaGACGGCCTAagcactgcatgtggctactgcctacaacagagAGGACGTCACGAACGACGCTTCCTCGCCGAGGACACGATGCAACGGCGAAAGATTCCGAGGGACAATGCTGCTCCGCTTCCTCGCTGTTGCCACGAAGCAAGCGGCGGACATTGGGGCTTCTCGGTCGGAAAGCAACCTGGCCTGGTCGTGAGCCTTACCTACTTCTCCATCGGCACCGGCGGAAATTACAGGTAGGACGTCACCGCTGACGCTGCTCTGCCGAGGACGCAACGGTACGAGGGAAGATCGCTTGAGACAGCACAGCACCTTTTCCTCGCTAGTGCCACGAAGCAAGCAGCGGACTTCGGGGCTTCTGGGGTGGAAGACCAACCTTCGCCGAGGAGCTGGTGACTCTGAGGGGAAGCCAACGCGCAATTCTAGGGAAGGACATTGCAGGCTTCGGCTTGGCGTAGCTTTaaattgtttatttttgtttttgtgcgcGCTTCAGAACTTCGAACTGATAGCTCTGCTTGTCTTAGACTCTGGACAAGACTGCATGCGATCGTGACAGTGACTGCACAAGCCGAACAatttgtgtgtgcgcgcggaCAGATAGCGCAATGTTTACTACCCTCGCGCTATCTGCCCACCGAAGACATTTTGTGGTTAGCACGTTTAGCCTTTGActcgtgttttcgaaattttctTACCTTTCTAGCTCCTGCTGTGATTTCATAGCTCATGCCCACCAACCCGCTCCTTTCACTTTGAGTTGTGTTCTCTGTGCAATGAGTTTTCCGCAATTTTCTCGCACTACTACACGTACTCTTCTTGTGCAGGTGATGCCGGTGCAGTTGTCCCCATGACGTTAAGTTTTGTGATCCTATTTGGACAGAAGTTTTGCTCTGTCATGCAAACGAAACCGCTGCGGCACACTTTAGCGCAGAACGTTCCCCGTATATACTGAGTTTTGCCCTTATCCCTATGAAAGTTGCGTAATTTTCCACATTCTAACATTTCTACCTCTTTTTCTGCAGGCGCTGCCGACACGAGAGCTGTTTACCCGACGTGATCGTGTCTGTTTTGAGGCATTATTTCGACATAGCTTTCACTGTACCATACTCACGAAAACGTTGCTGTTTGTTCTTGCAGGAGACTGGCCATGCGAAGAGCACTTGGTGCTTGCGGGACACTCCGAAAGCTTGATCTGCATCCGAAGATATTTGAAAGAAGCTGAAGAGATTTTATCATTGAGTACTCGCTGAGTACCGGAGCTGCTGTGTCGCACCGCGAGAACTCTAGATTGTGGCCAGTCATATGTGCTTTGCATTCAGTGCAGTATCCAGTATGCCTTTACGAGCCATAGATTTGGGGGTGGGGGGGCTGGGGGGAGAGGTTGGTAAGACGGGGTTGTGAGAGTTCTTCCAACTATTTGACATCCCGAGTGTGTTTTCTCTGTTCTTAAAGCGAGCTAACGCCTCTCCAACGTGAGTGTTGCGTGACATTTCCCGTGTGGATAAGTGTGCATGCGTATGCCGTTCGCAGTGTGTGTGTATTCGAATTTCGCTATCTATTTTCTGTTTGTAAAATTCTGCCGTTGCTCTACCCGCAGTGCTTGTTTTGAGCATAATCAGTGCCGATAACTGTTCCCAAATTTGCTTTTTGTTACGATTTACGCACCATTTATTAAAAGAGAGCTAATGTGGCTTTGCTGTCGCTGGGTGTCAGATCCCAGGGCCTACATCCCGGCAAACCCGCACTACCACCAGCCCCACCACCAGGTCAAGACCCCCCCGGTCGAGCCTCGTTTCGTGGGGCCCCCGAAGCCGGAGCCTCAAGAGGTTCCAGCAGCGGCGGCCGCCGGCCCTCCGGGTCTCGACGCGGGAACGGGCTTCTCGTGCGACCTGTGCGGCAAGGTGTTCGTGAGTCGTCAGGCCCTGCTGTCGCACGGGCGCAGGAGTCACGGTATCCGCCGCTTCGTCTGCACTCACTGCGGCGCGGCCTTCCAGCAGAGCGGCCACCTCTCCaagcacacgcgcacgcacacgggcGAGAGACCGTTCCCGTGCCAGATCTGCCAGAGCCGCTTCACCCAGAAGGTGCATCTCGTCGAGCACATGCGGACCCACACAGGAGAGAGGCCGTACAGGTTCGTTCGCCACGAGCGtgtttctcttccttcttcctctaTCCTATGGTTATACTTGGTTAGAAGGAGCGCAGTTATCATGAAATTTTCGGGGCAACGAACGGTCCCGCTTAAACCAATTTATTGCTGCTCCACCCCAGCGTAACTTGGCAGATGCCGCATTCCCTGCTTGCGAAGTCTGAACGCAGGTTCATAACTCTCAGCTAACGCCAGAGAGCGAAGGGAAGCAGCTGCGGGGGAATGGGACACGTTGGGAGGGAAGGCACGTTCCGATCACACAGGGGCTACGAAGGTGAAGTTATGCAGCGCGTAGTAGTGCGAAGAGATGGAAAGGCGTAGGGAAGACACCAACGAATGCGCTTGGATTCCAGCCTTGTACCACGCGGAGGAAGTGCGTGCGCAGAGCTACATTGCCTGTAGTGAGCCCACTTGTTGGCGATGCAGCACTGCTGAGCATGAACGTATCTCAGCGCGCTGTGATGCTTCGCCAGCACTGCACTGTAGCGCGAGGCTAGCTGTGAAGTGCACAGAGTGTGTGGATGGCTCACCCATgccttcgtgaccagccggatccTCTGCGCCGTGCTGTACCTTCGCACCTCTATACAGGAAGACGAGCGCATTGACGCCATCATGAGGAAGGCGACAAAGCGATCACTGGACATCCCGGTGGCCACCTCCAACGCTAAACTTAAATGAgctgtgaaaggggctctaataaagttgcctCATGCctaggatattgaagcacgccgtttcacgaatagtgtccagcaacgatttttttaaatgcgctttgcagaagctgagttatctgtagttaaaatttgaattcagcgtcttcgcgcctttccctctccgctcg comes from the Amblyomma americanum isolate KBUSLIRL-KWMA chromosome 1, ASM5285725v1, whole genome shotgun sequence genome and includes:
- the LOC144112681 gene encoding uncharacterized protein LOC144112681 is translated as MWLCCRWVSDPRAYIPANPHYHQPHHQVKTPPVEPRFVGPPKPEPQEVPAAAAAGPPGLDAGTGFSCDLCGKVFVSRQALLSHGRRSHGIRRFVCTHCGAAFQQSGHLSKHTRTHTGERPFPCQICQSRFTQKVHLVEHMRTHTGERPYRCHICQATFSRKAHLVGHTRTHTGERPFQCPDCPKAFATSSAVNQHRRVTHRSPENDNDSARPLL